Within Macaca nemestrina isolate mMacNem1 chromosome X, mMacNem.hap1, whole genome shotgun sequence, the genomic segment TGGGTTCATGGATATGTTACTACAAACTTCTTTTGCTCAAGTCAACTCATGCAATTCACTGTTATGAAATCCCCTGGAATCTATGCCTCACGGTGTTGTCTTGGCCAGTGAGAAGTAAAACAGCCATGTGTCATACAAGAGCAATATGGCTTCCTAGTTAGCCGTCTCTGTCTAGTCTTAGCCTCAGTAGTTGCCACTGGCCAGAAGAATATTGAGAGCCATTTTCTGTCTGTGGGAGCCGCTGTCTGGCTCATCTTTGCTCTAGGGATGTCTGAAAACTGTCATGAGGTCCCCAGGACTTCCCatttccttctggattttaccagACTATTTTTAGTGAGTGTTCAGTGTGAGACACTGTAACGAGAACCCTCTCAGTCATTTTAAGTCTGAGCTTTTCCAAAACGTTTAATTAATATAAATCCCCAAGAGGGGGCAGTGATAAACATATGAAGACATGCAACCACTGACGTCATGACAAACATGTTAGAAATGAATTACAACCTGAGATTAGGGGAATCTTAAAGACTGAATTAGTGCTTGAAAGTTGAGATAAGTAGAAAGAGTGAATTTGAATGTGGCAGAGAGTCCAGCCAGTGTCACCTAGGGAAGATTCCACGGAGCCAATTTTAGAAGATCATGCTCACTGAAGCAGGTGGGGgacatgtgtgtgagagagacataGGTTTCCAACCAAAAGTGCACACAAAACCACACCTTCCAAACAGAAGCATCCACCTGCAACAACGGCTGTCTTCTTTTCATTCTTGTACATTGCTTGACACTTGCCGTGGGTGTCTAGAGCCAAAAAGGAAACtgagagggagggggaggcaaaagaagaaaggagggaaagaagaagaagaaaaagaaaaacctgaaacAGTGTGAAACTGCCCTATTGTGATTTCATTCTCACTGGCGTGGGTGGCCCCTATGTTACCAGGGCCCTTTCCACACCATCTTATGAGTCTgggacttattttctttttaaccctcCTTCTTCATAGCGTTGGTTGGCAGGTGGGTTGTTCTCTTGTTTGCCTTCAGTATATTGTTAACTTGGTGAAATGGATTAATCTTTGTCTTGGTGTTGTCTGAAGCACATCTCTGTTTGAGTCCCCTCAATCACGTTCTTTGATCGTTTCCCTCCCACATAGCTATTGGACTTTGGAGGGTACAAATCATTCCCAGTGTTTCTTAGGGTCAAGGGCTTCACCTTCCAGTAGATGCCAGGAGCAGCATGTGCTATAACTAACTGCTTCTAGAGCACAGCGACCCGAAGCTCCAAGGAGGGATGTGCTCCCACTATCTGTGACTAAGCCTTTCCCATGAATAGTGTTCCTGCTTACTGAGCATGTGCAGCAGAGGTGGAGGAACAATTCCAACCTCAACTCCACCCCCATGTTAAAATTGGGCCATAAATAACTAGCAGGATGTACAACCTGGTCCTCTTGTTCACCCGAGTTAGGATGAGAAGCAGGAAGTAAATAAAAAGCATATCTTATGGGAGGTGGAAAGGCATTATAAATAAGAAGAGTGTGTGTCCTTGCTATCCCCATCACAGCTTCCTTGGAGATGGGCACAAGTTACCCACACTCTCAGGTCGCCACATCCCCTTGCATACTCTATATTCCTTGGTCACATGTAAGAGATGATCTGGACCTAAAAGAGTGTCCAgacagatggagctggaagtaGACCTGCAAATGGGGCCGAGAGATCCTGACTCAGGGTCGGGGCTACAATCAGActcatcctctctctcctctacaAACTGCAGATACATGTTTTGCCTTTTTCTCATCCATAACATTTGCCCTGCCAAGTGCCTCTCTTGGCTTGGATTCTAAAAATACCAAGTCTTGCTAAGGTGTAGTATCTATCTGAAGAGAAAGGACACTCCCTGGCCAAGTCAAGGTTGAAAGGGGCTTGAACCAACACTTGATGGTGGAAGCAGAATTCATGGAAAATCTGAGAGTCCCTTCTGGGGTGGAGCCAACCAGAGGCCAGTCAGCAGAGAAGCCCCACATTCAGAGCTTTGTGGGGACCATCTATGAACAGCTCCAGTCCTACAAAGCTGCACTGAGGGCCTCAGAAAGTTAAAAGTATGACATGTCAAGATTACCAAAGAATTCCGATAAAAACCATCTGTTAGTGTGCTGTTATTTTCCTATAACAAACCACCGTACTTAACCTCATGTCAAAATACTCTGTGGTTTCTGAGttgcattattttcattttcccttccTCTTGATCCATTTCAGAAAGTGTTTAAGTTGTCTTCAagtgattttatgtatttatgtgtttcaATAGAAGACAATTTATAATGGCGAAAAGCTGATTTTTTAATGCCATTATCCTTGTTCTCACGGAAGAACAGAAACTATGAAACACAATAAAGCTTACAGAAGTTGTGAAACAGTTGACTCCAGCAATTCAATTACCTCTCTATTTATTCCAGAGATTAATTTGGGAATTTGTGACCCTTACTGATTAAATGTCCTTAGGAAATAATTCATTTAGTGTGTACTCACAGGTAAAGTAAAGCCTTTGGCACTACCACATATGAGGAAAATATGTCTTCAATCAAAGGCATGAACACATGCACGCTGTTTTCCAAATGGCACAAACACCATTGTAGATCACTTCTTCCATGAAATAAAGCAAATTGGTCAGGTTTCAATCTTTGAACTCATGAATTTATACCCAGTTGAAAGTACATGTGTCTTAAGAATGTCTTGgttctttctgttgttttctgttgtttttgaatCTGATAGTTGAAGTTCAAAACTGAAGCTTTCTCAATGTGAAGGTCTATAAACTTTGGTTTCTTCTCCCATCCCCCAGCAAAAACTGAAAGGAATCCATATAATTGGCATTCAAATAATTGTCATCTCTGATAAAAGTATAGATAAATACACACTCTCGGAGTCCTCCTTTAGGGCTTACCGTCAAAACCATCTAACATTGCTGTATCAAGCGTGCAGGTATTTACAAATATATGGCATTAGTTAACAAAACAGTTTGAAAGATATTGGATGAGGAAATTTTACTTTGGATACAGTACTTTGCAGTGCAGATAAAAACATTTAAGCAGGTAAATTATCAAAGGTAGAGAATATCACTTTGTATAAAGGCagatcatttaaatatttttccatttgtaggTGGACCATATCCGTTTATGGTAAGGAtgtgtctttctttctcactgtttCCCTATGGAAGCCAGGAGCAGGCCCAAGGGAAAAGAACAGGAAGCACTGAAGCAGCAACCACCTGTGTGGTGCCCACACTCGATCTGCACAGAACGGGGCCCTGGATGACACAGAAGCAATTTGTTAAGAAGTTgactgggttttgtttgtttgtttgttttttgagacagagtctagctctgtcgcccaggctggagtgcagtggcacaatgttggctcactgccacctccgcctcccaggttcaagcaattctcctgcctcagcctcccaagtagctgggattataggcacctgccaccacgcgcagctaatttttgtatttttagcagagacagggtttcaccgtgttggccagactggtcttgaactcctgatctcgtgatccacccgcctcggcctcccaaagtgctgggattacaagcatgagccaccgtgcccagccagttgaCTGGGTTTTTATTTCACTAAACTAACTCTAGTACATTTTGGTCTCATATAGACAGAGCTTGAGCTTTTTTTAAACCCTATTTCTGTATATACCAGTACTTTTTAAGGGTAGAAATGCAGTTCTTCTCAATGTCATGATTGTGTGTATATTTAATCATCACAATTACAGGAGCATCAGAGCCCTGTGTTTTTTACTTGGCACTCCTTTCCCAACAGTATTTTATACAAGAGCTGAGGGGAGAGACTCAAGTGCAAATAGAGACACAGAGACATAGGAAAGAAGACTCAATGCATTATATAAATTCCATCTTTCCAACTCCTGTGACAGATGTTGGTGACTCCCCCGAAATATGGGCAATCTCATTTCTTGAAGAATTTCAAAACACGCTTTTGGTGTGACATACATGAAAACAATTTAAACCACCAGGCATCTCCTTGGTAAGCTAGGCAGTCGTGTTTTGCAAAGAAGGGCTAGACCGTTTCCTTGAACACCTGACTATAGGCCACGTGATTGTCTGTGGCTAGGGCGTTCTTTAGACACTGCCAGAAGTATGGGTGAGCCTGCGGGTTTGTTGGCCACTCAAGGACAGAACTCCCACAGAGTCTTTTCCGGAGCTGGAGGAACTTGGACTTCTGAAAGGGCTTCTCAAGAAATATCAAGATAATCACATCAACTTTTTCATCCATGAGCCTCTGATGGGACAAGTAAAATGCTATCTTAAAATTTTCAGTCTTTGCATACTTGTCTGTCATCACAAACACTGTCTTTTTGCTAAGCTGTATGCTCTGGGAAAGGTTTTCCAGAACTGGCTGCCCTGGTAACCAGTCCCTTTCCTCGAgacataaattaaaatgtttctctcTTGGGTCTTCCAGTTTGGCCACCAGCTCAGCCAAAACCCACTCTGTCACAGCTGGGTCTTTAGTGTCATACACAATGAAAGCATCATAGCAACAGTCTGGTGATATTAGACGCTGATACCCCTTTATCTTGGCCTTACAGAAATGGTAAATATACCACACATCCCAGAAATAGAGGTGACTTGCTGTCATCATCACCATGAGAAAGAGAGATACAGATATGGAAAGTGAGAACAGAATCAGGTTAGTCAGATCTAACTCACAGGTATACAGATCCAGGGAGATCACACTCTGGCCCTTGTGCGCTCCTGGCCCCACGCAAGTCACGTCTGTGGCCAGGTAAGGAATAGTCACCTCCGTATGGTTAACCCACCAGACAAACCACACAGCATCACAGGTGCACAAAAACCGATTATGATGCAAAAGCAACATCTTCAGATTGTTGAGGACATTTTCTGGGAAGCTGGTCTTTTGGATCATCTGGATTTTATTTGAGCTGAGATCCAGATATCGCAACTGGAAGGCATCTTGTAGAAAATACTTCGTCAGACTCCTGATTTGATTATTCTTAAGAATCAGATTCTTGAGGCTTCTGGAACAGTTGGATAATCTCTCAGGGACAGTCGTCAGTTGGTTGTGGCTGAGGTCCAAAGTTTCCAGGTTCTTTAGATAACGGAGTTTTTCCCAAATGAAAGATTTGAGCCCATTTTTGGCCAAAGAGAGATTCTTTAGATTTGGAGGCATACCATCAAAAACTCCAGAAGGCAAGAAACTTAGGGAATTTTTAGAGATGTCTAATTCCTCTAATTTTAGCAGATTCTTGAATAATTGTAAGTATCTGTTATCACCATCTCTCCATAAAACATCTAAGTGATTTCCTCTGAATTCCAGAGTTCTAAGAGACTCACTCTCCATGGTCCTGCTGGTGGAGGAAGAGATGTCATTGTCGTTCATCATCAGTTTCTGCAGAACCTTTAGGTTCTTGGTAAAGTTTAGCATATGAGTAATTCCTTCTGATTGAAAATAATGGCTATTACTGCTTATATCCAGAACTTCCAATTTGCGAAGCTCTTCAAATGCTGTTGAATGGAGTAAATCAAGCCGGTTGTTGGAGAAGTCCAAATATCTCAGCTCTGCTAAAGGTTGGAATTCACTGCCATTAAGAGTTTGGCTAATGAGATTTCCTGACAAATTCAGGCATTTGAGGAAAGAAAGATGCTGAAAATCAGAGGACTTGAtaaaaaatatactatttttacTTAGATCCAAGGTCTGCCCATACTTGTAGCAGCTTTCATTAACAGACGTGAAAGAAGCCTCTTTGTTTTTGAACCTGCAACTCCTTGCATACTTATCATATCTGAAATAATATAATTGTTCCAGGACCTGGGGTTCATAACTTTCTACAGAAGTTCTGGCATTTGAGCAGAAGCCAACTTCACTTGAATCTCCTGAAGGTGATATTTTATTCACTGAAAGATCTATGACTTTCaatcttttaaattgtttaaacaTGCTGAGGTTAGCAATTTTTATAAAGTTAGTACCAAGATCAAGAACTTCAAGATTTTGAAGATTATGTAATGGAGAGAGGTTAAAGCTTTTCAGCTCTTTGAAGACATATCCTCTGATCCGCAGAATTTTCAGGCTTTTCAGTGAAGAAAATGCTTGTGATAGATTCATAGATGCACGATAGACCTGAAGTTCAAAATTGAAAGACAGATCCAATTGGATGAGGTTGGggagaaaatgcagaaatttGGCATCCCCAATTTCTTTGGCCAAGAAGTTTTGGGACAGATCTAGTTCCTGGAGATTGTTGATGTTCTTAAACCATCTTGGGGGCACATGCTGAAGAGAGTTACTGTGTAGACGTAAAACTTTTAATTCTGTCAGCGCATCAAAAGCATTTACAGGGATCTGTAGGGGAGAATTATTTTTACATGGCGTACAAGGAAATGGGGCATTATAACAACGAGGGCAATTTCCACTTAGGTCAAGAATTTGTAATTGGTTGAGGTTATTAAAATCATCTTCTTGGATTTCTGCAATCATGTTGTTGTAGAGATATAGTTCTGTTAAAGTAGATGGCAAAACAGTAGGGACGGTTGTGACATTGTTATCTTTCAGGGAGAGCACTTTTAACTTTGTCAAGTTTAGGAAGGCATCTTTTTCTATTGAATATGAAACATAACAAGGATTTCGATAATAACAGTTTTGGCCCAGGTAGAGTATTTCTATGTTGGCCAGTTCTGTTAGATTCTCTTTTCTGATGGAAAAGATGTTGTTGGCCTCAAGGCTGAGAAGCTGTAAGCTGGGTGGAAGGCCCTGCGGTATCTCTAGAAGCTGGTTTCCATCCAGGTAAAGGG encodes:
- the LOC105478130 gene encoding toll-like receptor 7, which translates into the protein MMFPVWTLKRQILILFNIILISKLLGARWFPKTLPCDVTLDVSKNHVIVDCTDKHLTEIPGGIPTNTTNLTLTINHIPDISPASFHRLVHLVEIDFRCNCVPIRLGSKSNMCPRRLQIKPRSFSGLTYLKSLYLDGNQLLEIPQGLPPSLQLLSLEANNIFSIRKENLTELANIEILYLGQNCYYRNPCYVSYSIEKDAFLNLTKLKVLSLKDNNVTTVPTVLPSTLTELYLYNNMIAEIQEDDFNNLNQLQILDLSGNCPRCYNAPFPCTPCKNNSPLQIPVNAFDALTELKVLRLHSNSLQHVPPRWFKNINNLQELDLSQNFLAKEIGDAKFLHFLPNLIQLDLSFNFELQVYRASMNLSQAFSSLKSLKILRIRGYVFKELKSFNLSPLHNLQNLEVLDLGTNFIKIANLSMFKQFKRLKVIDLSVNKISPSGDSSEVGFCSNARTSVESYEPQVLEQLYYFRYDKYARSCRFKNKEASFTSVNESCYKYGQTLDLSKNSIFFIKSSDFQHLSFLKCLNLSGNLISQTLNGSEFQPLAELRYLDFSNNRLDLLHSTAFEELRKLEVLDISSNSHYFQSEGITHMLNFTKNLKVLQKLMMNDNDISSSTSRTMESESLRTLEFRGNHLDVLWRDGDNRYLQLFKNLLKLEELDISKNSLSFLPSGVFDGMPPNLKNLSLAKNGLKSFIWEKLRYLKNLETLDLSHNQLTTVPERLSNCSRSLKNLILKNNQIRSLTKYFLQDAFQLRYLDLSSNKIQMIQKTSFPENVLNNLKMLLLHHNRFLCTCDAVWFVWWVNHTEVTIPYLATDVTCVGPGAHKGQSVISLDLYTCELDLTNLILFSLSISVSLFLMVMMTASHLYFWDVWYIYHFCKAKIKGYQRLISPDCCYDAFIVYDTKDPAVTEWVLAELVAKLEDPREKHFNLCLEERDWLPGQPVLENLSQSIQLSKKTVFVMTDKYAKTENFKIAFYLSHQRLMDEKVDVIILIFLEKPFQKSKFLQLRKRLCGSSVLEWPTNPQAHPYFWQCLKNALATDNHVAYSQVFKETV